Below is a window of Colletes latitarsis isolate SP2378_abdomen chromosome 5, iyColLati1, whole genome shotgun sequence DNA.
TCTAATTTTAGCAACAACATACCGATTCTCAACATTATTCATTTTATGGTTAAGTTAATTTTTAAGCGAAGCGGCACCTATGCGATAAATCTGAAAGTTTGACTACAGAATACAGCGCAAGCGTAGAGAAGAGATCTAGTGACGCTGTGTTCTGTCGGTGGGTGCCGCGACACTCCGCGGTCCGCGTTTGATTCATATCAGATATTTTGCAATTTAGCAGAAAGAAATCGGTGGAAAATGTCGACATTACCACACAGCAAGAAGCGCGTCTGCTACTACTACGACAGTGAGTgaaaaaattggaaaatttcCTAGTAATTTGTGATCCCGCGAAAATATCGTACATGCACGGGGGGATTGTCAAAATGTGTTTGTGCTGTCCGCGCTTGTATCGTGTACAACAGATTCATTTTCCGTCCAGCAATGAATTTTAATGGAATTTTATTCAAACAACCTTCATCATTTTCGTTAATATGTTCAATGCTTTCGTTTTCTTCGCAATACCATCCGTTTCTCGCGTTCCTTCTACCTTCTTGCACGGTTTTAGCCGCGTTAAAGCGAGAGATTCACAGGTGTAGCTCCATATTACCGTACCTGAACGAAGAAAGAGCGTCGGCTTTATCTACCTACCTACCTTTTAGCAATTACACCACATTCAACGATCATTATCACTTGTCTTCTATTTCTTAATGCAAATGTTtcatatttcttttttcttatGTTTATATACTTGTAATATGCTACGATGTACGAATTGTCCATAAATCGTACAAAACTAATAACGAGTAGTCATTATAACCAATTatgaattacaattatttttctccCAATCGGATACTGCGTGTATcgtttatattattaaaatcaacattatTCAACGATAATATAATCCCGATGATATGTCGATTTCTTGTAGTAAAATAAGCGAATTGTAGGTTAtgacaaaatattgaaaaattatacAAACTGCGTAATTAATACGAACTTAAGTGCGCGGATCTGTGAACCTAACTTGTGTACGCTGCAAATTctacaaaaaaaaatacaacTTTGATTGTACATACAAGAAGTAACGCTTTTTTCTGATCACTTACGCGAGAGATTCTCAAGTGCATTTCGGTTGACCGTATTGTAGGTAGTAATACAGATATCGGTTCTAAGCTTTATATTTATGAAACCATTACAAATTCGTAATAAAAATTCGTCGTTTTACGTACGTATTCGCGGTACAGTCgagcaaatgaaaaaaaaagttattcTTTAGGTGATATTGGAAATTACTACTATGGGCAAGGACATCCTATGAAACCACATCGTATAAGGATGACACATAATTTACTTCTCAATTATGGTCTTTATAGAAAAATGGAAATATATGTAAGAATTGTTaatcaatttatatattttcattcCTAATCTATATActtttgaaatataaaaaagtattaatattGTACTATTGGTATTCATGAATAACTAATAATAGTATAATAGTAGTTgtaagtaatttaatttttttttttgtttgtttagcGACCTCATAAAGCTACAGCAGATGAAATGACAAAATTCCAtagcgatgaatatattaggttTCTCAGGTCCATAAGGCCTGACAATATGTCAGAGTATAATAAACAAATGCAAAGATGTAAGCTCATGTAGTTTATTTATGCTAGAAGCAGAAACATGAACTGTGTTCAAAAAAAAAGATaacactttattttattttatagttaATGTTGGAGAAGATTGTCCTGTTTTTGATGGTTTATATGAATTTTGTCAATTGTCAGCTGGTGGCTCTGTAGCTGCTGCTGTAAAACTTAACAAACAAGCCTCGGAGATTTGTATAAATTGGGGTGGAGGTTTACATCATGCCAAAAAGAGCGAGGCATCTGGTTTTTGTTATGTCAATGATATTGTACTAGGAATCTTGGAACTGCTTAAATATCATCAAAGAGTTTTATATATTGATATTGATGTTCATCATGGTGATGGGGTAGAAGAAGCTTTTTATACCACTGATAGAGTAATGACAGTCTCCTTCCATAAATATGGTGAATATTTTCCTGGTACCGGCGATCTCCGTGATATTGGAGCAGGGAAGGTAAAAAATCGaccaataatataaataaggtaTATTAGTATGCATTTTGTTGAACTGCATACTTATATATATACTTTCCTCTATGCAGGGAAAATATTATGCGGTCAACATACCGCTAAGAGATGGTATGGATGATGAAAGTTATGAGTCAATATTTGTACCTATAATTTCAAAAGTGATGGAAACCTTTCAGCCTTCTGCTGTTGTTTTACAGTGTGGTGCTGATTCGTTAACAGGTACAGCTTTGTATGTACGTGAATATAATTTTAGAAAGAAGACATTTGTATTAACTGGAACATGTACTATTACAGGGGATAGATTGGGTTGTTTCAACTTAACAGTAAGAGGTCACGGTAAATGCGttgaatttgtaaaaaaatataatctaCCTTTCTTAATGGTTGGCGGTGGCGGATATACTATCAGGAACGTGTCTAGATGTTGGACATATGAAACATCGGTAGCTCTTGGATCAGAAATTGCAAACGAATTACCTTACAAtgattattttgaatattttggaCCTGATTTTAAATTACATATTAGTCCTTCAAACATGGCAAATCAAAATACTCCCGAATATCTTGAGAAAATTAAGTATGTTTTATCAGAATTTAAACATATGTATAATTAGTTTTTCCCGtaaattattctttattttcgaacattaaatttttttataggAGCAGATTATTTGAGAACCTACGAATGTTACCTCATGCACCAGGTGTACAAGTTCAACCAATTCCAGAAGATGGTGCGGTTATCGAAGATTCAGAGGCAGAGGAAAAAGTCAATCCGGATGAACGATTACCGCAACGGGATTTAGATAAAAGGATACAACATGAAAATGAATATAGTGACAGTGAAGAAGAAGGGGAAGGCGGACGAAGAGACAACAGGTCATTTAAGGTAACATTCATTATTTTTGCAAGCATAAACAacttatttatttacatttttattgtaCCTAACTAGTAAAATGTTACagttgtaataaatatttttatatttaaatgacAATTCTTTCTTATCTAAAAGGGTTCCAGAAAACGACCTCGCCTAGAAAAAGGTCAAGAAGGCATAGAAAGTGATCTCAAAAAAGAAGAAGATATAAAATCGGAACCAAAAGGTATGTACATTTAATTTTTCTGTATACGGTTATGCTTATGTGTTTACCggtgtttttttaaaaaaacagtAATACTTTACAGAAAATGAGAAAGACGAAAAAGCAAATGTCATTAACGAGGAAACAAAGAAGGATGGTGGAGCGAATCCCTGATAAATGGTTGTTGTTGAACATTTAAGAAATTGGAAAAAGTCCTTATTTAAATCAAGTATAGATAAGTATAGGTAACTTAAGTCAAGAAACATACGATGTACGCTGCCTCGAACTCGGTATACGATTCTAAATCAtacttataattttttattttgttcggAAATATGCACCTCGGTAGGAACAACAGCATATATCGAATGAATTCGTGGCAGGCGACATTGTTATCACGTACACGTATGAGCGTGTGATTGACTCCAAGCGCTCTGCAATTTTAATTGTTGTCTCATTAAATTTACAGACGTTTTCCGATATTCTTAAATTGACAATTTATCAAGTAATcgattctgaaaataattttggaaTCAGGCGGTATCTTGAATAACCTGTCAAATTTTATGATTTTACCAAATCCATCTTTGTATACATTTATACAGAATAAACGTAACTAGTCAGACGAGGCAGATACCTTGACTGTACAAAGAATTTTCATACCGATGAAAACTATACATTTTATAACATTTGTTTGATGTGCCCAATGAGATCATAAGATAATGACAGTATTTCAAGATATCTAAATTTACAattagcatgttccgataaatcATGCAAGAATATAATAATTGTAACATTTTGGACGCTCGAAGTCCCTCTTCTTATCCATTACTCGCAGCGTGATCTTGATTAAACCGTTTAATAAGCGCGACTTATAATCGAAAGAAAAAGCGATTGTACAACGGGCAAGTATTAGGGGTTCACAAATTTTTTTGCTTCCTATTCTTGTACATAACGTAaaatcaggtttaaatgaaGTCCTACATGCAATAATACTATACAATAACAATAACGATATTCGTTTTGATATGtaaagtattttattttatatggaAGAAATTGAATGATCAGCGAAGAAGAAAGTATGGAGAAATTAGGACAGTCAATGAACGTATTGAATTCAAACATAGATGTAGAATCTTAATCATAAATTaagcaaaaataattataagagTTCAAAATTTACGTACGCGATGCGGTCGATTTATATCTGTATACTGAGGTTGCGAAAGCACTCTCGTTtaggaaaaaaagaaaagcgTTTTACAGATGCATCTATAAAATTGTTACCCTCCAGTTGCAGTTCTTTGGACGTTTGTGCGAGAGTTAAAAatacattaataattttgtgtacataaaaatttaactttttGCGCCTCAAAAATAATTCAGAAACAGATTAAATTCGACTAGTTGCACGACGGCAGACAATTGATCGAAAGAGAAATATATGTCAACCTATCTAGTTGTAATTAAGTACCTACCACTACTTGTAATTAATTATCCACCACGACACAATGACAAATTCGATATAACATTGCGTATATCTAAGTCGGTTTGAGATAGATCAAGtacgatatacatatataaatatatatatatttatgtcCAGACATGAATAACACgaatgtttttaaatatttataataaaaaataaagaaatttacCGCGTGTATTTGGTGAATTTACTTTTTCGCCACGTGGATTAATAGTATACATATGTTTTCTGTCATATCAAAATGGTGGCAGTATTAGGAAGCCGACAGATCGTTCGTAGGTCTTTTACGATTTGGCTCGCGATAAGTGTGTTTTATCAAAAGTTTGACATTCGATGTGCAAATTCGATACGTCCAATATGATAACGACTCGTACTGTTCGTTTTATATGTAGTATTACCGGATATACGATACTGTTTAACGAAATTCCAGTTCTAACCTCATAGTTGGGAAAATTTATGCCTTAGGATATGAAAACAATGCACGAATGACTGTTACCTATGTATGTATGAAGTCCTAAGGATTCTATTAAAAAAAGCATAATATTGCTACTACTTAGTTGAGAAAATTTatcggaaaaagaaaatttaacgGCCGCTAGATATCTAAACATCTTAAAGATACCAAAAGTTTGATGTTGATGCAAATATCGTCgtataaattaaagcaaaacGTTTAGATTTATACAATCTGTTAAAATGATTTCTCAAttatcgcatgttatgactcTTGCAAACAGCATTATTGGAGTAAGTGTTCTTGCAATGCCATTTTGTTTCAAGCAATGTGGCATCATATTGGCTACTTTGGTTTTATTAGTAAGTAGCGTTTTGTCTCGACTTGCTTGTCACTTTCTTATCAAGTCAGCTGTAATGTCAAGAAGACGAAATTTTGAGCTTTTGGCTTTTCATGCATTTGGTCATATGGGAAAATTCTTAGTGGAACTGTTCATCATTGGTTTTCTTGTGGGAACGTGTATTGCATTTTTTGTTGTTATGggtgatgtgggaccacaaattGTAGGGAAAGTGGTAGATAAAAATCCAGAGGATATCAGAACTAGTTTGCTCATAACAACAAGCATTTTTATAGTTTTACCATTGGGATTGCTACGAAACATTGACAGCTTATCTAGTCTTTGTACAGCAACGATTATCTTTTACGTTTGTCTTGTATTAAAggtaaataatttgttttactTTGAATACAAAAATTTAAACGATTACAGTAatgcccacttaagtgaccgcatttttgcccacttaagtgaccgCGGTTATCTCCACCAATTCTCTTAAAAGCCAAGCGGtttcgaacatcgagcgtgtcaagcgtaacttgacgccggtcgttatcgatacattgtatgtATACATCTATCCTTTTTCCTTATCTCCCTTTaattctga
It encodes the following:
- the Hdac1 gene encoding histone deacetylase 1 gives rise to the protein MSTLPHSKKRVCYYYDSDIGNYYYGQGHPMKPHRIRMTHNLLLNYGLYRKMEIYRPHKATADEMTKFHSDEYIRFLRSIRPDNMSEYNKQMQRFNVGEDCPVFDGLYEFCQLSAGGSVAAAVKLNKQASEICINWGGGLHHAKKSEASGFCYVNDIVLGILELLKYHQRVLYIDIDVHHGDGVEEAFYTTDRVMTVSFHKYGEYFPGTGDLRDIGAGKGKYYAVNIPLRDGMDDESYESIFVPIISKVMETFQPSAVVLQCGADSLTGDRLGCFNLTVRGHGKCVEFVKKYNLPFLMVGGGGYTIRNVSRCWTYETSVALGSEIANELPYNDYFEYFGPDFKLHISPSNMANQNTPEYLEKIKSRLFENLRMLPHAPGVQVQPIPEDGAVIEDSEAEEKVNPDERLPQRDLDKRIQHENEYSDSEEEGEGGRRDNRSFKGSRKRPRLEKGQEGIESDLKKEEDIKSEPKENEKDEKANVINEETKKDGGANP